DNA sequence from the Armigeres subalbatus isolate Guangzhou_Male chromosome 1, GZ_Asu_2, whole genome shotgun sequence genome:
CGGTATCGGGGTGCTGATACCGTCATAAATTTGTCCTTACAACATTGATTTAACATGACCTCCGAAGTTTTTTAGTGATAATAGTTTGTCAACGGCAATGTAGCACGCAAGAAAACATAGAGAAGCCCTAAGCTAAGTTATTAACTttaaggtttctaagccaaggtaccattttttgAACTCGTATATCATGCAGCTATCGCGATAATACATTTATGCCAAggaaaatcgagacaatttccaaaccgaaaattggcTAGGCCGGCAcatgaatcgaacccagccaccctcaacatgatCTTGCTTTTTAGCCGCGGCTTACCGCTAGGCCCGCTTACAGCAATcatattataattatttaaaaaatcagtggttttattttattttttattcctttctttatttggaagGTACTTTGTATTTCTTTACCGCTACTGTGCCGCGATCTACTGTGGtggtggtattctgctgtacagaatcctcACAGAGtctatttttagacattcgTTGTTGTAATCATTGCCGGGTCCATCTCATCATGAGTCCATTGTATCCATTTGTCCGTATTGTTATATCCAATTGCTCGGTTACATTGTACGGTTGCCATTTATGCGGGTACatcggaggaatgcctccgagaagaacaatttgtcagtcgtcatcggaCAGCCGTGTCGGTAAAACGCGCACCCCAAAACGTCATCGTTTGGGCTGCACCtcaggcgactgacaagggcttAGTGGATGGGGctgctgggaatcgaacccctgaccgtccgcttataaggcgaacgtgtagccaactacgctacgggaccccccttgaTTAGTGGTTTTACTCGTCTGTCATATTTAGTACATTAGCAGTCTTCCTCACATTGTTTTAAAACATCTGAGTTTTGCACACAAATGTCTTTTTTACGTAATTCGAACTGATGTTAGGTCTTCTTTCTGCGCGTATTAGCGTCACAAGTCGGACCGGCTAGCTAACATTGACTTCATGACAAATTGGTTGACATAGTATGCAAACTTTATTCGCCCAGCATTCCTCTTCTTAGCCTAAGCTCTATCTACTCTATCCGAGCCCTATCTTTCCAACCTCTATATCAATGTTTAATTTTCTCACGCTTCAACACCGAGGGTGTACCCTTTCACTCCCTAGGATGAACCGGATTGGCATGACGAACATTCACTTTAAATGACGCACTCGTCACCAGCTAGCGTGGCCCGTTTGTCGAATATGCCGCCGAACCAAAGAGAACGTTCTACGCTCACCGTTATGCTTGATGAGGGGACTCCCCTCGATGCTCCCGCACTATCCTCTCGCACACGTTTCTTCAACGGCGGTTGCGATGGCCAATACCGCTGGTGGAATTCCCTCACTTGCTCGTCAGGTATGTCAGATGGAAACTCGTTGCTGCCGTAATTCGCGTTATGGCCGACTCTGCTTAAGCATAAAGCAAAAGAAAAGCCCTAATGGGACCAAACGTTAAATTTCCTATCGAACTTCGTCAGCCGAATGTAAGTTACTGCTTTTGCAGGCTTTTCCGATTCGACTTTACTTCGGCTATTCAATCGACTCGCGATCCGGTTCTTTCTATCGGGGAGTGAAAGGGTGCACCCTCGGTGTTGAAGCGTGAGAAAAGTAAACATTGATATAGAGGTTGGAAAGATAGGGCTCAGATAGAGTAGGTAGAGCTTAGGCTAAGAAGAGGAATGCTGGGCGAATAAAGTTTGCACACTATGTCAACCAATTTGTCATGGAGTCTAGCCGGTCCGACTTGTAACGCTAATACGCGCAGAAAGAAGACCTAACATTGGCGcccacgttgggcgccagtgtaacaacttttattttatacaaaCATAACATGCTCAAGCAACatgaaacaaataacaaattaaaatgatgCACGTTCTCTCCTGGTGCCCTAAGAGAGACGGCTTGGTGATGCCCACTACGGGAAATCacgaggtttcatatgagattttggtccatcagccaAATCCCGCAAATATATGTTTATTGCGTATTGCACATTTTGTCTACAGAAATTagtttgctgtattcatagctgagcctttgtataggattcttatcctatttgggcacctcgaATCAATTAGTGCCATTTGGCATTaacgattcgatgtctgtgtctggaacaaacttgggacaaatcacaactaaatattttattgcctactttcaggctttCCTCTTCCAGGTACCgaatcaacaaataaaacagaCACAATATAGCACAAAAAACACAGACTTGATAGAATATTTACAACTATTTGAACAAAATGAAACCAACCGTAACACTTGGTCACATCTTGTCGAATAAATAACACCTAATTTTTCTATGTTGGATTTCCTCGTGAGGGGCTAACccgttatttattactaaaatcAAACCGAGTAAAAAATATCTTGTTGTACCCACTTCCTGGGCAGTATACCCTAATTCACTGATTATTTCAAGCGAATGGGTCATGTAGCCTGAAACTGAAGGGAACTTGcaataaatttagtttttgaTGCCTTATGTGAATGGCAGTTTTATAGCATTTATACGCCGGACAATAACTCATCGATGCATTCGCCTAACTGTTATCATGTTAAATCAATGTTGATCATGTCAGTTGAATAAACAACTGAATTGGAGTACCAGACAGGCGCTTGGTGctatttggcagaaccccgaccaattatAAGTCGAAAACAGATGTTTGTAAATTCTGTACTCACCATCGTAACGGGTGGAACGGACAGCTTATCGCTAGGTACCTCCATCCAAGTCATTTCGATTGCTCCGGCATCACCCGGACTGCAGGGTACCAGTAGATCGTTGACGATCGTTTCCTTATCAACGGGGGACGGTCCGGTTATCTTTTTGAAGTGAGTCGATGATTGTACTTTTCGTACTGGTTGCATCAATGCATCGCGAACCACAATCGAAATATCTGCCCCCGAGTAGCCTTCCGTCTTGTTCGCCAGAGTACGAATATTTTCCTCCGTAAGACAATGAGACGTGTTGCCCAGATGGAGCTTGAACATTACCAAACGCGCGTGTTCCTCAGGCAATGGAATATAGATGCGTTTCTCGAATCGTCTCCGTATAGCGGAGTCTAAAATCCAGGGAGTATTGGTGGCTCCAAGGACCAGAATGCCGTCATTATCACTACCAACACCCTGCATTTGAACGAGGAATTCCGTTTTGATTCGTCGTGCACTTTCACTTTCGTTGTCCGATCGTGACGAACACAAGGAGTCCACCTCGTCGATAAATATGATGCTTGGTTTATGGTCCCGGGCCATTTCGAACAGATTCTTGACTAACTTTTCCGATTCGCCAAGCCATTTGGATACTAAATCTGAACTTGATACAGAGAAAAATGTTGAATTGTTTGCTTCCGTGGCAACTGCTTTGGCCAGATACGATTTACCAGTACCGGGTGGCTGGAAACAAAATGGGAAAAGAACCCACGTTAATGACATTTTATCACATAAAGCAGTATTTATAACTGAGAGAGGTAAGAAGCAATAAAAGAGTAAGCGACTAGAACTAGAATAGAACTAGAGAAAATAAACTGCAACTTTATCATAATTAGTAGTGGGTCAATAAATAACTTTTAAGTTATTAAGAAATACTTTCCTGTTTGCAAAGCAAATTCTACACTATCGTTACTCAACTAATACTTACCCCAAACAGTAAAATTCCCTTCCAGGGGATTCGCTTTCCCGTGAACAAATGTGGAAACTTAATCGGCAAAATGACAGCTTCTTTTAATGCCTCCTTTGCCCCTTCCAATCCTGCAACGTCTGACCACTTGACGTGCGGCTTTTCCACTACAATGGCACCCTCCAACTTCGATTGCAGTTTTTTCTTCTCCGGATCATCGGAATCGGAATCCGAACTATCACCGTTGTTCTTACTGCCTTTGCTTTCCTTCGAGCTGCTGCCTCCATCCTTCACCGgcttctttttgccttttttcaGATATGCCTTCAGCTTCTCAGCTCGATCCAGATATTGGAGGCATTTTgctcggatggaatccttagcCTTGTCTCCCTGTGCTTCGTCTGAAATATATTCGCATCATTTAGCCACTCCTTTACTTTTGAGAAAGGTCACGGACGACCAGAGTTCACACTGTCAAGGCCGTAACTAAATCGGAACGTAATATACTTACACTTAATGGCATGCAGAAAGTACTCCACTCCGTGCTCGTACAGGCGTAACGCTTCCTCGTAGTTTTTATTACGATCTTCTTCAGTGGCCTTCGTGACTATATCGATTGCCTTCTGTAGTGTTGATCCAGCAGCCATTATTTTCCACTCCTGGGAACCCGCAAATCCAGATGCACTGCAGGAAATAGAAGACAAAACCTCAAACTAACAGAAAACTATTACTATTAGCAAAAAATCGTCCCTAAATGAATCGAAAGAGAATATTTCCTAAGTTTCAAAATTGAGATGACTAATCCGGATTcgtaaattgattatttttactATTGCACGAACAAAacgaaaagtgacgtatgcccTTTTACTTTGTCAATCACTGCaacatataaacaaaacataacgCGATTGAAGATTGAATATGTTCACGAAAATTTTATTGTTTCCATATTCTTACTATTAATAAACCTAGAAACTTACCTGTATAATGTATAGAAATTGAAACTGGAGTTAAAATTCACATccaaattacaatttttgccTCTTCAACGCAATCCACTCCTAATCGCTTTCTTCGCGTTTGACTTCGGGCTCGAGCAAAAAACACTAGCCCACTAGCACCAGCTTCCTTTGTAAAATATAAATAACACTGGAAAAAAAgtgattaatttttttaaaacttctcGCTTAACATGTGGAAATGACCTAATCCGTAACacagggtaagggaggtattttggaccactttaggaCATCCCGCATAATGAATAACAGTCTACAGTGCGGTTGATATGATACATGTGAATTAAGGAGTAATGTCACAATCCATGTTATCATCAATTTATAATTTGACTAcataattttattgaatttatattATAAACAATTATATATTCAAGCTTCCACATGTAATTAATATACAACAGATCGTCTCTGTACAATATTGATTACTTCATAATAGGTTCTACTTGATCACAAAACGTTAGTTAACTGAAACAAAACTATAACGGGGATAAACACGATATGGTCTACCGTTTTTACATAATTGTGTATCGTTTACGGCAATCATAAATACATCGCGATATCACACGCACATCTCAATATAATACGGTTTCAAGATAAAGGTAAGATATTTCTTTCAGTTCAGTGACAAATGTGAGTGTGGTAAAAAAAATGCTGCTCTTCGCCATTTGAACGGGTTGGCATGTAGAATAGGACACAAGTTTTAATTTATCAGAGAGGAAGATTCGTGTTTTAAATTGTTTAGGAAAAAGGGTAAGTATATACACAAATACCTAATCGATAAAGTCCCAAATTgacttcaaaataaaaactgtgTTGATTATCTAATTGCAGATCCAGTTAGCAGAACCCTAAAaatgattttcttcattttccaaATGTCAGCAATCACGCGGTCATACACTGTGTACAGGTACGTACTTCTTGAATATTGATTAAACCAAGCATCAAACCCCTAAATTTTATTCTATCATGTATTGCAGACATCATCGAATTTCGGGAAAATGGACAACAGCCTGCTCAAGTGATTAGATGAATGACAACGATGTGTGGAGTGCGCAGTATGAGCCGAAATTCTCCacttgaattgaaaaaaaactaaaatgcttGAATAAAAACAGTactaaaaatgaagaaaattgtatttaTTTTCGGTCTCCCTCTGCTTTGCCCACCACAcctagaaaaaaatcaaaacatcaaTGGTAACAGTACAACGGATTTAAAATATATGGTCACATTATATGCGTATGGTATCCCGTATAGTTTTTCTCGTGGAACATAGATTATTTAACAACCGCATGACATGATGTACGCCGAAAAAAATGTACTGGAAAACGACAAGTTTTAAAtggtaattatacttaaccgcccattaccCAAATAATTATTTGGTCGATTACATCATACCGCACTGTTGAAACAGTTTATAAAATGGGTAGCTTATCATTTCAGCATACAGTATACAGAAGAGTGGTGATATCGTTATTTATCATCATGAATGATCTGATTTGTCTTCCGGATATAGTTCAGGATTATGCGGGATGGAcgaacaatttttcaaataaaagttagattttgtaataattcTTGATCAATTCCCTAAACAAGtaaaaagtggtgaatgctAGGCAGGATTTGTAAGTAAAAATGTTTATAAATCCCACCGAAAGAaccaaaatatcataaattctgaagatatttaagatttaattttggaccacctgtttttattttggaccacctgtttttattCTGGACCACCTATTTAACATGttttggaccactcgaataattttgaattgcttgcaaagttatgATACTATTAGATAAAATTAGTGATCCCCAGCATTTTTACGTTTCATCCTTAAAGTCTTTGTTaagaaatacatttttataggcactcagggtctgtctcattttgagaattaaactgaaattaaacttaaaagtgacatttcaataattatcaaataaccctgctcacaaagcaagattacttttgacagatatcgaatcattttgcattgatgtcttattggaattgctggatagcaccagccattcttattgcCGGGAAATtgtctaattttcgaactgtcacttttaagtttaattctccaaatgagacagaccctcaaAAGCTTAGAACAATACCAATAGTTAAGGGTATTAAAACTAATCAATTTCAATACCACTCGGTACAGCatctcaagacaaaattttcaaaacgacttatctgcttttgtaaacaaagattcaaaggacgatttgacgaatctgataactctcccacgcaaaccaacaccaccaataggtaggtgaaggattccgctacctgttggtggtgttggtttgcgtgggagagctatcagattcgccaaatcgtcgtttgaatctttgtttacaaaagcagataagtcgttttgaaaattttgtcttgatcttcaaagcaaaacaaacgtgcGGCCCATGGTCGTGATgtattgtagggtgctgtcaatacgatacaccgcgcggctgttgtaatgttcccaaaagcgcatttgcacaagatttCACGCGGCGTTTCCCATTCAAACGGAACAACCGCAccctacactactaaaaatccacacatatttattagcaaaaatccatagatttaacttatgatgtatatcagcgcacacataaccattctccacgcgaactactaataaagtatatatccaaataaactttatgtgtggtctcgaattagcaattattaaatttatgtgtggttctatatcgattatattagggtggagctattgcaaaaatttataacggcgacacatatatcttatatagatatttttggcagtgtaggaaacgccgcaatgttatctccccataagaatcgagtatacggGCAGAAAAAAGtgcggtgcgtcgtttcctcTGGGGAGCaccgcgtgtacttttgggcaaatgcgttaatatgTACCTGGTAACTTCTACCATGCCATATTTTTATGTAGTTTACCGATCTGTTACATTTGCGTCCTTGATAGTAgtggcacagacaaacagacgtaacagcttgaaaaaaaatctgagaaaTCCATCGCCTAACTCCTACACCatcatcttgcgagcatgttacacgaaacagtatttcgtatgacattgtcaccagaaggcgctggagtgaaatgtcaaactcgaaggattacgaagctagcgcctctagttgtgaaacgcgcaaccaatagaatttaaattgatcgttgaagtcatggtcgatggtattttttctagtgttacgtctgtttgtctgtggtagtgGGTTGCTCGGTTCTTCCTTGCTCCTTGCGCATTCTTTTTCCAAACGAAACATAATCGTAGAACACGGAactatgagttttcataactttgtaaattaatgtcctagtcgggtggtttaatccccggaaataggaaattaactttgattgaactgaacctgagttgcgtgctcttgcctacgcaatgcggtcgggtctgagcttgacgaccgactggcgaatagcttacacaacctcacttgatcaatacagttgctgatgaagaatgtgtatagccgccagacattctcaatactcacgctcctctaatgtggacgtgtactatacacatgtggaagtgttggcttgagaaatggattacgagtgatttgactatgcgtccaatttgggaatctcgagctcaggtcaggaggtccttcgtagtttAGTTGTTTAAAGCACCAgactagcgtactgtagggtcatgggctcgagtcccatcgaagggaaagtggttacctccaatacattttccaaatcaatatcttccacataacgtacatattcacatatgagttttcataacattgtaaattaacgtccaagtcggttggtttaatccccggaaataggcaattaactttgattgaactgaaataTTTCTTCATATTTCATGTTTTCTCACAAaataagaatgaaaaaccaaaatTAGATTGGAACGACTTTGGGcggatgtccacgtagcggtttttacGCTGTGTGCACGCCGCgtaaggtacccagcatcaaatggaataatgcacacgtaaacgtgtgcacgactacatttgatgcggggtaccttgcgtgaacgcggcgtacacgcagcgtaaaaaaccgctacgtggacatcagCCCTTTAATAGCAGCTCCCATATATATTATTGTTACTgcatataaaatatattaaataaaATCTATAATATTCCACttgcatttaaattttatttgtgcGTGCCAGGggcgactcgtccatacgttctacctgttcatggaacaggtaactatttttaggtcagaagtaagaaattaatgtcttggcaaataattataatatataaataatttacaatgattttaacatctaaacatctaaagaaacaaaatatttcgtaggcagatcaagttaacgccacatgcttggcgtacagtcaaattgcagctaaatgtgtgtttctctgaaaaactacaccccatcacatagaaagcttttgccagtcgtgcgatctataatgaagaaccaacagcagcacCAGCActgccagaagtcaaatttaaagttttgcgccatgacaaatgatttgaaataatttcctccttggtatgctcactcgttctccgcgcgcagagaaccagcgtgagcgttgccagctttctccgttttctcacatcatcctctttcgcatgcgaagcaagcacgtttagatgcaatttctgctatgcgcgcaggagtcaaacccgttcgacgcgctgcgagaacaatcaacggcgcgacgcaccttcggttagactcgatcgtagtgtcgggctgtgctttgccgaaaggcgcaccgcgcaCACTTTCGCGCCGATGATTagaaacagtttgtttttcttttttctcgtgatgaatatgcaatacatcaagaacaatagcaaattaatgtttgcgttttcaaaagagactttaaataatgcttttttacgaatactcaaaatcaattaacatagagaaaaaggtatagttttcactaaatttgaaaattaaataactggaacacatttcagcttctaaatgtgactcattggtcgtcacaatctggggtcgcatcaaaaaataattgtataattatatactataattattatactaataatggttaataacatttctttcatagcaacaatatatgtgagagtttaaatattagcggcgatggGACCAGCGTACCCTGAATGGTGGAATGAGCCGATatgaaagatctctattctgagcaatatccagttattgCCCAACTGTCACCAAGTTAGATTTTAGACGATTTCCGAGTctaaaattttaagtgcatctaaatttaaaacatttttgtaacaaaagagaaaaataagtcatttattgtttctatttaaattgttttttttttcttctaatatttggttaagttgtacaagaaaaggttgtaatattagattaaatgcccaactttcattcgaaaccactcagcttgatgaattttttttatcagcatggtagaacaggtgtagcaaaagtccacgagacgcccctggtgcgtgcacataaaatataaaagtaaaagaatttctcattttatgtgcaagactaaggctcgatgcccacgtagcgtcatttcaacgcagagtgcacgtggcgtcaaaaagacgcaggtgtgcaccgggaaaaggcggtaacgcagcgtcaccacgccgatgcacaccagcgttattttaacgcttcgtgcacgtggcgttaaaaaaccgctacgtgggcatcggccctaagggccgatgtccacgtagcggttttgaaCTTGCGTGCACGCAGCGTCCACGCAATTGCGGTAGGAAGTACCCAACATCAAATAGAATCATGCACACGCACTTGCGTTAACGCGGCGTCGACGCGCGTCTCATCTGCGGCGAAACCTACCGCAAAGTCACCGCAATTCCCCACAGGAACGCAGCGTGCACGCgagtattttttgacatttctctatTCTTTTTCCTTCCAACAAGATTTCTAATGGGAAAATCTGCAGAAAGAATCTGGCAGATcaagaaatcaaaacaaacaaaaatacttctcaAATCAGTTCATTTTGGTTTCGAAAATTAGTTTGCAAATAACAAAAACTTTCAATTCTAACTTCTTTAAATGATAGTACTAGTACGTTCGGAGCGGCAAGTGTTTCTTTCGTTCCTATGTTAATACCAGTCGTGATCAAAACACCTTTGGAAAGAACTGACAAGCAACCATCCCAGGCTGGCGGATAGAGTTAAAGTCAACGAAAATATGTGTCCGATAGTGTAGTGACGTTGCTTGTACCAACTTTATCAGAATAAATTGATTTCCGAACGGACGGTGATGTGACAATTTTGGACTGAATGACGGAGCAAAATTCAACCAACAAAGTCCGCGGGACCCTGTATGCACCAAGGCAGGCGATACCAGTTCCGTAATGGGAAAAATTATTAAATGTAAGTTTGTTACCGAGGTTCCTATATCTTAGCTTTTCTAATTTTCTATTGCTGATAGATGTACATGTTTTTAGGAATGTGAACGGAAGGATGTCGTCAAATAATGTGGAttgcaattgcaaaaaataaacgAGACCAGATGATGAGATGGTGGCGAGCCACAGTAAGACTCCGGGATCAGTGCGATTCTTCTAGTGTTGTGGGCAACGCGATCGGTCCGTGTTGCAGTGGAGTGAAAATTTATATTGAGTACCTAATTTGTAGGAGCGGCTGGAGTATCTGACCAAAATGTTTAATGACTTTTTATTCCGGAACAAAATGATTCGTCCCTATTTAGCCGATAAATGGAACTAATAAAAAATCGTACCCCAAACGCAAAAGATGATCGATTCAAGACAAGAACAATTAAATGCCTGGATCCACTGTAATTCAAGATTAATCTTGCCCTATGATGTAATAAATTTAAGTtcgaaataaagaataaagaacgtTATGAAATCGTAACAATATTTATTAATTATGAATGTAGAAAATATATTGGAATTAAGTAAAGGCATGCCAAATTTCTGCCTCTCTGTATTgaaaacgtgttttttttttaacagtcGGATTGTGTGGCCCGATTTCAATTTCACAGGTCTACAATTAATTTCGAAAGtttaaacttttcattttagaaGTACATAATAGATGACTTCCAAATCGACAGTGATTAATCTTTCTACCCTTTACTAAATAGCATCACTGGAACTTTATATTTTGGGATAATACTAATTACTAAGTTACTTTCTCTAGTCTGCCATCATATAGATATGTTAAAGCAAAGGTCATGACATGTTTTCAATAGCACTACCCAAaaacgacgatgacgatgagcttcatacaaatcaaaatcaaacttttatatttgtaatactttaaatattgcacatttgatgtctttatgtggATTGATAACTCGATTCATATTGGAAGAGAAAGGAAAATGACAGACTGACAACAGCTGGCAGTCAGATGGCATTCGGCGTGACAGATAGGTTTGACGGTTGAAGTTTTGCGGCAAATTACCGCTTGTCGTATGCATTCCCAGCCTGATTCAACGCCGAGTAACGCTGCGtcaacgcagcttgaaaaaccgctacgtggacatcggccctaagagtgaaatcaggagtgattcagtctcattccaaattttcgaccactattctagtttgaatctggagcaaaatagaacaaactcgctggtttccccagcagtgttccattcatgtttttcaaatttttaattaaataaaattattatgttgctgccaagaaaggcgccgtaacttcaaagtggattgatccgtagatgaAATGACGcgttcatacaccaaaacaattgaaaaatatttgaatctcgtgattcaatcgtggttcaaatctgcagaaaatagaactgagcgttataccagtattttttgacagttgactggtataaaaaatgaatctagaacagctgctgggaaacataatgtttcagattcatattcaaactgacagccccgaacgatttgaatcactgctgattttactctaatatAGTACATATGCAAAGCtgaattgcaaaaatatatgtgcagTGCACATAAATTCTAGATGGAAAATTATCTCAGTGCATGAGAAAGGTAGATGGATTGATAAGGGGTGTTTCAATTTTATATGATTTGACGTTTCTACTCAAACATCAGTGTGCGTACATTAAGCTTTCCGGccgggttcttcttcttctcattggcattacatcgccacactgggacagagccgcctcgtagcttagtgttcattaagcacttccacagttattaactgcgaggtttctagggcaagttaccatttttgcattcgtatatagagagg
Encoded proteins:
- the LOC134205840 gene encoding vacuolar protein sorting-associated protein 4, translated to MAAGSTLQKAIDIVTKATEEDRNKNYEEALRLYEHGVEYFLHAIKYEAQGDKAKDSIRAKCLQYLDRAEKLKAYLKKGKKKPVKDGGSSSKESKGSKNNGDSSDSDSDDPEKKKLQSKLEGAIVVEKPHVKWSDVAGLEGAKEALKEAVILPIKFPHLFTGKRIPWKGILLFGPPGTGKSYLAKAVATEANNSTFFSVSSSDLVSKWLGESEKLVKNLFEMARDHKPSIIFIDEVDSLCSSRSDNESESARRIKTEFLVQMQGVGSDNDGILVLGATNTPWILDSAIRRRFEKRIYIPLPEEHARLVMFKLHLGNTSHCLTEENIRTLANKTEGYSGADISIVVRDALMQPVRKVQSSTHFKKITGPSPVDKETIVNDLLVPCSPGDAGAIEMTWMEVPSDKLSVPPVTMSDMLKSLSSTKPTVNEEDMKKLDKFTEDFGQEG